The following proteins are encoded in a genomic region of Candidatus Methylospira mobilis:
- a CDS encoding cupin-like domain-containing protein, which translates to MENVMVLDPAPDMELAPETSLTRKTYPSIERRATLSFGEFAAGYVAQQRPVVVTGALARCPAVSRWNFDYLRRVSGKRIVTLKQGLTDSGVSGLGTVKSTLHDYLDRLEACASGTGSEKPPYLHDVPLLSVIADAADDLDGFPAGYFPDWYRPCWLQFAQFFLGPSRSLTPLHFDCLLTHNLFFQVSGRKRFILLTHDQLPLSYRYRWRWCAVDAENPDFSRHPLYRDALVQECTVAPGDMLYMPPGMLHHVRSLDNALSFNVDWHTRDSALRGVLALAQGMPLKNVYYNAVIALALHAGISAERILPWYRSYLNYVS; encoded by the coding sequence ATGGAAAACGTAATGGTACTTGATCCGGCGCCTGACATGGAACTGGCCCCGGAAACGTCCTTAACACGAAAAACATATCCATCGATAGAGCGTAGAGCAACGCTTTCCTTCGGCGAATTCGCCGCCGGATACGTCGCCCAGCAACGCCCGGTGGTGGTTACCGGCGCTTTGGCTCGGTGCCCGGCCGTATCTCGCTGGAATTTCGATTATCTGCGCCGGGTTTCGGGCAAGCGCATCGTCACGCTCAAACAGGGCCTGACGGATTCCGGCGTTTCCGGGCTCGGTACCGTCAAATCCACGCTACATGATTATCTGGATCGGCTCGAAGCCTGCGCATCCGGCACAGGCAGCGAAAAACCGCCGTATCTGCATGACGTGCCGCTGCTCAGCGTAATAGCAGACGCCGCCGACGATCTCGACGGTTTTCCAGCAGGCTACTTTCCGGACTGGTATCGCCCCTGCTGGCTGCAATTCGCCCAGTTTTTTCTGGGACCGAGCCGCAGCCTGACGCCGCTGCATTTCGACTGCCTGCTGACTCACAACCTGTTTTTTCAAGTATCGGGACGCAAACGCTTCATCCTGCTGACGCATGACCAGCTGCCGCTGAGCTACCGCTATCGCTGGCGCTGGTGCGCGGTCGATGCCGAAAATCCGGACTTCAGCCGCCACCCGCTATACAGGGATGCGCTGGTGCAGGAATGCACCGTCGCTCCCGGCGACATGCTGTACATGCCGCCGGGCATGCTGCACCACGTCCGCAGCCTCGACAACGCGCTGTCGTTCAATGTCGACTGGCACACCCGCGACAGCGCACTGCGCGGCGTGCTGGCGCTCGCGCAAGGCATGCCGCTCAAAAACGTTTATTACAACGCCGTGATTGCGCTTGCGCTGCATGCCGGCATTTCCGCCGAACGCATACTGCCGTGGTATCGCTCATATCTGAATTATGTTTCCTGA
- a CDS encoding 4'-phosphopantetheinyl transferase family protein, which produces MHPNAVHVWHLPFPDYGAYAEINMRLLSEDEREKANRFVFERDRAHYVTARAALRCLLGGYLLTDPAEIHFSYGVCGKPELGGELAGRLQFNLAHAGNWAIYAVSGGSEIGIDTEPLNNNDASWQQLAPMVFSRHEQAELASIPLQEKHLAFLRGWTRKEAYVKGCGDGLSLALDSFSVPLGSIERQKAVSAADGHSPPDNWWIYPLDPIPAHVTALAVKSRTAAISIHRWNGPAAAFQRSLDPIQLYLEQAWKT; this is translated from the coding sequence ATGCACCCGAATGCCGTTCATGTCTGGCACCTGCCGTTTCCCGACTATGGCGCATACGCAGAGATCAACATGCGCCTGTTGTCGGAAGATGAGCGCGAAAAAGCGAACCGCTTCGTTTTCGAACGCGACAGAGCGCACTACGTTACCGCCCGGGCAGCGCTGCGCTGCCTGCTGGGGGGCTATCTGCTAACCGATCCGGCTGAAATTCATTTTTCTTATGGCGTATGCGGTAAACCGGAGCTGGGCGGTGAATTGGCCGGACGGCTGCAATTCAACCTTGCTCATGCCGGCAACTGGGCCATATATGCCGTTTCCGGAGGCAGTGAAATCGGCATCGACACCGAACCGCTCAATAATAATGATGCGTCCTGGCAACAATTGGCCCCGATGGTATTTTCCCGGCACGAGCAAGCCGAACTCGCATCGATACCGTTGCAGGAAAAGCATCTGGCGTTTCTGCGCGGCTGGACCAGGAAGGAAGCTTATGTGAAGGGCTGCGGAGACGGCTTGTCGCTAGCCCTCGACTCCTTCAGCGTACCGCTGGGTTCAATTGAAAGGCAGAAGGCGGTGAGTGCTGCGGATGGCCACTCTCCCCCTGACAATTGGTGGATCTACCCTCTTGACCCGATACCCGCTCATGTCACCGCGCTGGCCGTAAAAAGTCGCACGGCTGCAATCAGCATCCATCGCTGGAACGGACCCGCCGCCGCTTTTCAGAGATCGCTCGACCCTATCCAACTGTATTTGGAGCAAGCATGGAAAACGTAA